In Penaeus monodon isolate SGIC_2016 chromosome 8, NSTDA_Pmon_1, whole genome shotgun sequence, one DNA window encodes the following:
- the LOC119576447 gene encoding retinol-binding protein pinta-like produces MGGEYVCTLSEELIQRAKDELGEDPARRAQDIEHIRDWLKHQPHIRARTDDWTILRFLRGCKFSLERTKEKLDMFYTCKSLCPEWYTNRDPQDKKMREILELGMFLPVPGHDHLGRKVVIIRTALHDPRTTTMDEVFKATHLISDVMVEDDEQSSITGIVQLLDMEGVTAAHGMQMTPALVKKAMTIWQVRL; encoded by the exons ATGGGCGGCGAATACGTGTGCACGCTGAGTGAGGAGCTGATCCAGAGGGCCAAGGATGAGCTCGGTGAAGACCCCGCAAGGAGAGCTCAGGACATCGAACACATCAGGGACTGGCTGAAGCACCAACCGCACATCAGGGCCCGCACAG ATGACTGGACAATCCTCAGATTCCTGCGAGGCTGCAAGTTCTCCCTCGAAAGGACGAAGGAAAAGCTAGACATGTTCTACACCTGCAAGAGCCTCTGTCCCGAATGGTACACAAACAGGGACCCGCAGGACAAGAAGATGCGGGAGATACTTGAATTGGG CATGTTCCTCCCAGTCCCCGGCCATGACCACCTGGGACGCAAAGTGGTGATCATCCGCACGGCTTTGCACGACCCCAGGACGACCACGATGGACGAGGTGTTCAAGGCGACGCATCTGATCAGCGACGTGATGGTGGAGGATGATGAACAGAGTTCCATCACCGGGATTGTTCAGCTGCTCGACATGGAGGGCGTGACGGCGGCACATGGCATGCAGATGACACCCGCGCTCGTCAAGAAGGCCATGACCATCTGGCAGGTGCGGCTGTAG